The segment ATGAAAAACGCATTTTCTTTAAGAAAATTATAAATAAAAAATCTATTTTCTATTGACAATAAATTTTTATAGTATTATATTATAAGTGTACTACATGAGTTAGTACACATAATTCGCATAATACGCTGGGTAATAATTAATAATTAATAGTTGCAGTATTAAAGCTGACGGCAGAGATTGATTTTAACATTCAATTGTCCACTTTTACATAGGTAAGTTAGTGTTTATTTTAAAAAGAAGGGCGGTAATAGTGATGAGAAAAAGATATTTAATTTGTATTTTGATAATCCTAGTAATAGGCGGCAGGGGAGTATTTAAATATAAGCAGCATAATATTGTCAAAGAAAATTTAGTCTTGAAAAATGAAATAATACAGGAGATGAAGAAAAATAAATCAGTAGATTTTTCTAAGATAACAAATTTTGATTTTGAGTTTATGTATGTGTTTACGCCATACTCAGTTCCAGAAAAAGTTTTCAATGAAGATAAAGTGAAATGCTATAATTCTAATTTTAATATTGAGCTTTGTGATGACATTAATATGATTGCATTTGTTAAATCTAATAAATTTGTTGAGTATGTAAATATTCCAAGGAAATACATTGATTTTAACAAATCAGTAAAGTTTAAAAAAGGTGAGGCAAAGCTTTCCATAGACAATGAAAACAAATGAGAATAAGAAGAATAAAAGAAAGGTGGTGATAATTTGTTAAAGGTTGATAGCAGAAGCAGTAAGCCAATATATAAGCAGATTATTGAAAGCATAAAGGAAGACATAATAAAAGGTATATTAAAGCCAGGAGATAAACTTCCATCAGTTAGGGAGCTTTCGGCTATGATAACAATAAATCCAAATACCATAAGTAAAGCTTATAAAGAACTTGAGAGAATGAAAACAATAGAGGTTATAAGAGGGAAGGGAACTTTTGTGTGTAAGGACTATAAACCTGTTATTACTGAAGAGAAAATGGAAAATCTAAAAGAGAATATGAAAAAGATAATTATTGAAGCACACTATATGGGAATTAATAAGGATAAACTATTGAATATTATAGAAGATATTTATGGTAAATTTTAAAAGGAGGTGTAAAATTTGATAGATATACAGAATGTAACTAAAATTATAGATGAGAAAGTCATTTTAAAGGACATCAATTTGCATGTTGAAAAAGGAAGTATATTTGGCATAATTGGTGAAAATGGAGCGGGAAAGACTACACTTATAAAATGTCTTACAGGAATATATAAACCTACTAAGGGAAGTATTAAAATAGATGGTAAGGAAGTTTTTGATAAGAAGGAAATAAAAGAGAAGATAGGCTATGTATGTGATGAAAATCAGTATTTTTCATCTTTTAAGGTAATAGAGTTAAAGGAGTTTTATGAAAAAACTTATAAGAAGTTTTCAGAAGATAGATTTTATGAACTAAATAAGAAATTTAAAATACCTTTAGATAGAAGAATAAGAGAGCTTTCAAAAGGTATGAAAATGAGGGTGGCAATTTTACTAAATTTAAGTATACAGCCTGAGGTTTTAATACTTGATGAGCCAACGTCAGGACTTGATGTTTTAATTAAAAGAGAGGTTATGAAGCTACTTTTAGATGAGGTAGCAGCAAGAAATATTACAATATTTGTATCATCACATTATTTAGATCATATGGAAAGAATATGTGACAATGTAGCAATTATTAAAAATGGAGAAATTAAATTTAATAGTTCAATGGAAGAGGCAAAAAACTCAATTAAAAAGCTTCAAATAGTTTTTAAGGACGATAAAAAAGTGGAGAGGGAACTAGAACAATTTAATAACATCATAAATGTAGAAACAATAGGAAGAGTAAAATATTTAACAGTTAAAAATTATACTAAAGACTTTGAAAATAAACTTTATGAAATAGGGGCTAATTTTATAGAAGATATAGATATGAGCCTTGAGGATATATTTATAAACTTCGTAGAGGGGGAGGATAAAAATGAATAAGATTATAAATAAAGCCCTTTTCTATAAGGAATGGATAAATGTAAAGTATATGACTATTCTAACTACTTTGATGGTTTTATGGTTTAAATTATCAGGGCCTATGTCAAGATTAAATGATATTAAATATTATATAAAAGAAGACGGTAAATTGTATCAAGATCATATGAGATGGTTTAATAACAGTTTATTTGGAGGGACATTTTATTATGTTATTGTGGTTTTTGCCATAATGATACTTAGCATAGTTTTGTTCTTAGGCGATAAAAATAGTGAAACTCAAGATTTTGTAGTATCCATGCCCTTTACACGTAAAGAAATAATATTAAATAAATGGTTTGTTGGAGTTATCAGCATAATTATAAGCTTTGTAGTAGTATTTATAGCTTTAAGTTTGTTTTATGCAGCAAATTTAAAATTCATTAATACATCTTTAAATCCGTATTCTGATATAGTAAAATGGTTTTTCATTGATGTTCTAGAGTATATATGTATTTTTTCCTTTATGGTTTTTGTACAATCCGTTATGGGAAATAGTATAGTATCTACAGTAGTTGGAGCAATAGTTATTTATGTACCAGCCTTTATATTAGAAGTAATAACTTCAGTTATTTATGCAAATGCAAATTATAATATTAGAAGCACTAATTTAGTAGCTATAGACAGAATAAAGGATTGGTGCAGCATATATTACTATAATATCTCAAATTCAAATTGGTTTAATACAGAATATAAGGGAGAAGCATCGTCCTATCAAGTATATGATTATTCCAGTTATGAGATTAAATTAGCAGTGTTAATCATACTTTCTTTGCTATTTTTGTATTTAGCCTATAAATGTTATAAAAAGAGAAATCTAGAGTATAATTTAAGACTTATAAGTTTTAAAAATTTAGAGCCTGTGTTTATTATTGGATTTTCACTATGCTTTGGATTTACTACAGGTGGTTTTATAGGTTTTGGAATTTTTCAACAAAATTCTATTAAGCCCTTTTGGCTAGGTACATTAATAGGAACTATAGTAGGGTACTTTATATCTAAAGTTATATTAAAAGTTTTTCAGAAAAGCAAATAACAAAACATTTAAAACTGGGGGAATATAGATGGATAAAAAATATGTAGTAGGTGTAGATTTAGGTGGAACTAAAATCTATACTGCATTAGTTGACTTAGAGGGAAATATAGTAAAAGAAAATACTATAAAAACTGAGGCTTCAAAAGGAGAAATTAGTGTATTAAATAAAGTACTTGAAACTATTGATGCAGTTATAGAAGATGTAAACCTAAATGAAATTAAGGCTATAGGCATAGGGTCACCAGGACCTTTAGATGTAGAAAAAGGTGTTATTGTAGCTTCTGCAAACCTGCCTTTTGAGAATTTCAATTTAGTTAAACCTATAAAAGACAAATATGGACTTCCAACATTTTTAGATAATGATGCTAATGTTGCTACTTTAGCTGAGTTTATGTTTGGAGCTGGAAGAGGAACTTCAAATATGATTTTTATAACAGCAAGTACTGGAATTGGCGCAGGAGCTATATTAAACGGAAAAATATATAGAGGAAGTACTTCAAACGCCTTAGAAATAGGACATATAATGCTTATGAAAGATGGCCCAAGATGTGGCTGCGGAAATACTGGCTGTGCTGAAAGCTTAGGTTCAGGTACTGCTATAATGAAAAGGGCAAAAGAAGCTTTAGAAAGTCACGTGGAGACTTCTTTAAGAAATTATGATAAGGTAACGGCGAGGGAAGTTTTTGTAGAAGCCGAAAAAGGTGATAAAGTTTCAAAAGAGATACTAGAACTTAGTCTTTCCTATCTTGGAATAGTAGTAGCAAATACAATTAATATATTTGACCCTGAAATGGTTGTTGTTGGCGGTGGAGTTATAAATGGTGGAAAGATTGTTTTTGATATTATAGAAAGAGAAGTTTTAAATAGAAGTTTAAAGACTATAAGAGAGAATTGTAAAATAGAAAAAGCAGAGCTTGAGGGAAAAGCTGGAGTTTTAGGAGCAGCAGCTCTTGCAATACTTGAAGGTAAATAAATAAACTGAATAAAAAAGGATTAAAAAGTTCTATGACTTTTTAATCCTTTTTTTAATTATAAAGAAATTATTAAATATTGCATATAAAATGTAAATTATATATAATTTGCATATAAAATGTAATTTATATATAATTTACATATAAATATTAATTTTATATATTTATAAAATTAATTCCATAATCAATAGTAAATAATATTTTAGATTTTGTAGGAAAATAGAATTACAAGGAGGAGTGTAAAATGAATTTAAAAACAAATCATGGAATATTTAAAAAATTATTATCTATATTTATGGCTGTATCTTTTATTTTTATATCTGTGCCGTACCCTGCACTTGCAGCCTCAAAAACTGAACTTAAAGTAGGAAATACATATGAAGATTTTAAATTAATTAAAAGAGATTATGTAAAGAGCATAAAATCTTATGTAAATCAGTTTCAGCATAAAAAAACTGGAGCAAAGTTAATTTACATTGAAAACAGTGATGAGCAAAAGATGTTTTCTGTTACCTTTAGAACTCCTTGCTTTAATGATACAGGAGTAAATCACATATTAGAACATTCTGTTCTTTGTGGTTCGGAAAAATTTCCGGTTAAGAATCCTTTTGCAAAGCTTTTAAATAAATCTTTAAATACAGAAATGAATGCCTATACTTATCAAGATAAAACTAGTTATCCTGTTGCAAGTAAGTATGATAAGGATTTTAAAAATTTAGTAACGGTTTATTTAGATGCAGTTTTTTCTCCTAATATAACTAAAACAAAAAACATATTTAACCAAGAAGGATGGCGCTATGAGATAGATTCTAAAAGTGGAGAAATAAAATACAATGGTGTGGTTTTCAATGAAATGAAAGGAGCCTATTCAAAACCTGAAGAGGTTTTAAGTGACTCTATAAAACAATCTTTGTTTCCGGACACTTGTTACAAATATCAGTCTGGTGGAAATCCTAAATTTATTCCAAATTTAACTTATGAAAAATATTTAGAAGTTTACAAAAAATACTATCATCCATCAAATAGTTATACTTATATCTATGGAAAGGTAGATATTTTAAATATGCTAAAATACATAAATGACAATTATTTTAGCAAATATGAAAAAAAGGCTGTAGATTCGAAAATAACTTTACAAAAACCTTTTGAAAAGCAAAAAAACTTAGAGGCAGAATACAGTATTCCAAAAGAAGTAAGTGAAAAGAACAAAACATATTTTTCTTTAAATTATGTAGTAAGTAATATAAATAATAGTGAGGATAATATTTCCTTAGGGTTAATTAATTATTTAATGTTTAATTCAAAAAAAGCCCCAGTTAAAAATGCATTAAAAAAAGCTGGCTTTAATGAAGTGAATTTTTCAGCATCTGTAATGGATATATTTCAGCCAGTAGAAAGTATAACTTTAAAAAACGCAAACATTAAGGATAAAGAAAAGTTTAATAAAGTAGTAAAAGAGGCGTACAAAGACATAATAGAAAAAGGCTTTGATAAAAAAGATGTAAAAGATCTTTTGAATGAAAGGTTAAAAAATAGTAAGCTATCTAAAGCTTTTGATAACTTTTTATCCCTAAATGCGATAACCACAGAGCAATGCATAGGAAAGAATTGGATTTACGGTGGAGATCCAACTCTATATTTAGATGATAAAAAGGTAGTACAAAATATAAAAAATAAAATTGATAATGGGGAAAGATATTTTGAAGAGTATTTAAAGAAATATTTTTTAAATAATAATCATAGCTCTTTTGTAACTTTAAAACCAAAGGTGGGACTTGAAGAAAAAATAAGTGAGGATACAAAGAAAGCATTGGAAAAGTATAAATCCAGTTTATCTCAAAGCAAGTTAAATGATTTAATTAAAAACTGCAATGAGTTTAAGGTATGGCAAAACACACCGGATTCTAAGGAAGCTTTAAGTTCTTTACCTAAACTTTCCCTAGAGGATTTAAAAAAGCCTGTAGTTAACTATCCTACAGAGGAAAAGAGTGTAAATGGTGTGAAAATTTTAAATCATTTTTTAGATACTAAGGGAGCTTCCTATATTAAATTATATTTTAATACTAAAAATGTACCAAAGGATAAACTCTGTTATGTTAATTTATTAAGTCAGTTATATGGAATTGTAGAAAGAGAATTAAATACTAAAAATTATACTAAGGATAAATTTAATGAAATAACTAAAAAAGAAGAGATAACTATAACTTCCATAGAAAATACAATGACTAAATACAATGATGACTCAATATACAAACCTATGCTTACAGTAGGTGTAGTTTGTCCAACAGATTCAATAAAAAAATCTATGTCTTTAGTAGAGGAAATGCTTTTTAAAACAAAGCTTAATGATAAAGAAAATATAAAAGAAGAAGTAAAAAAAGCAGTAGAGCTTTATAAGGAAAGCAAGAAACAAGGAAGTATTATGGCTTTAAGTAGACTAAAATCCTATTATTCTCCTTCTTCTAAGTATAGTTATGAATTGGATAAGACTTATGAAGATTTTTTAAAGAATTTAGATGAAAATTTTCATAAGAATATTGATGATGTTATTAAAAATTTAAATGAAGTTAAAAATTTAGTTTTAAATAAAGAGAATTTAATTGTAAGCTTTACAAGTGGTGAAGAAAATTATTCTACTTTTGAAAAAGGTCTTAAGAATTTTTCAAAGAGCTTAGGGGAAGAAAAATTTATTCCTTGTGATTACAAATTTGAAAGTAAAGCCAAAAATGAAGCTTATATTACAGATGAGAAAGTTCAAACTGTAGTAAAGGGATATAATTTTAATAAACTTGGATATAAATACACTGGAACTTTAGATATAGTTAGAGGCATATTAAATGATTATTTATTTAACACAGTTAGAGTAAAAAATGGAGCTTATGGAGCTCAGGCTTTAATTAGTCAAACAGGAGATGTAATGTTAGCTTCATTTAATGATCCTAATTTAAAAAAGACTTTAGACATATTTAATACTTCAGGAGATTATATAAAGAACTTAAAGCTTTCAGACAGTGATTTAAAAGAATACATTATAGCTTCATTAGGTCAGTATGATGTAGATGTTCCTCCAGCTTTAATTGGCAGTATATCAGACGGATTTTACATTTTTGGAGACAATGCTAGTGATATGTACAAAAGAAGAGAGGAAATATTAAATACAACTTTAGAAGATATAAATAAGTGTGGTGATATGATAAATGAAGTTCTTAAAGAAAACACTTATTGTGTAGCAGGAAATAGAAAGACAATAGAGGAAAATAAAAACCTTTTTACAAAGATAATTGATGTTTCCAAGGAAATAAATAATAGTAATTTTGTAAGACTTCAAGGTAAAAACAGATATAAAACTGCATGTGAGGTAGCTAAAACTCCCTCATATAAAGCAGATTATGACATAATAGCCTCTGGAGAAGATTATAAAGAATAGATAAGGTCTTTGACATTAGCATGTTTTTATGCTAATGTCAAAGACCAATTTATATTAATCTTAAAAAATCTATGCAAACATTACGTATTTAAGCATCATCCAAAAGTGACAAAAGCTGCCTAAAAGAACAAACAAGTGAAATATCTCATGAAAGCCAAAGTATTTAGAGGTTATTTTTGGACGTTTTGTAGCGTAAATTACTGCACCTAAGGTATAAGATAAACCGCCGCATATAAGCCATAAAGTTCCACCTAAAGAAAGTGATTTAAAAATAGGGTATATGGCAAAAACAGAAAGCCAGCCCATAATAACATAAAACAATGTGTAAAGCCATCTTGGAGCGTTAAACCAAAATACTTTAAGTAAAATTCCTATTGCTGCAAGGGTCCATATGGTAACAAATAAAATCATTCCAAGATTGCCTTTTAAAGCGATTAAACAAACAGGAGTGTAGGTTCCTGCAATGAGCACATAAATCATAGAATGATCAATTCGCCTTAAAACCTTTATTATTTTATCTGAAACAGACAAAAGATGATATACAGAACTTGCTGTATAAAGTAGTATTAAGCTTATTCCAAATATAACAAACATTGGAATGTAATAAGTTTTAGAAAAGACTATTGAATTTTGTATAAGTATAACAAGGCCTAAAATTGAAAGTAAAACCCCTAATAAGTGGGTTAAGCCGCTAACAGGTTCTCTCATTTTACTAAACATATATTTAATGCTCCTTTCATGTGATTAACTTACCTAAATCAAAATATATTTATTTCATAAAAAAATATATACATATGTTTTTACGTAGTTTCAAAAACTACGTAATGTCATAACAATATATTATACTAGATTTTATAAATCATCAAAAACAATATTTGTTCAAAATAGCCTTAAAATGTCCACTAATTGCAACTAGATTAAATTATAAAGATAATACTAGGAATTTCTTTAAATATTATATTTTGAGACATAAATATCTATTCTTATAGTTTTTAATACTATATAATAATAATATGGATATAATAAATACAATGAGTATATGAATACCACTAGATATATGTTTTATATTATATCCAATTTATTTTTGGATATAATTAAATTTGATTTAATTTAATAGTAGAGGTGTTTTTTATGAAGTTTGACGAGAATGAACTTATAAAACTTATGGATGGAGTTTGTAAAGGCGAACAAATTCAAATAAATGATATTCCTTGTGTGGATTTATACATGGACCAGGTTACTAGCTTTTTTGAAGATAAGTTATCTTATTTAAAGAGAGATAAAGATGAAAAGATTTTAACTAAAACTATGATAAATAATTATGCTAAGGGTAAAATTCTCTTACCGGTTAAAAATAAAAAGTATACTAAGGAAAATATAATGCTTTTGACTCTTATATATAATTTAAAACAGATTTTGCCTATAAACGATATAGGAAAACTATTTGAACCTATATTTAAAGGAGTTGAAGAGGAAGAAGAGGGGAAAAAATATCTTCAAAGTATATATACAAATTTTTTAGATATGCAAAATGACAGGGGAGAAGAAATAAAAAGAAATTTTGAGGAAAAATTAACTCAAATAACAAGCAATAGCTTTGGTTTTAAAGATGAAAAAGAAGAAAGTGAAAAGCTGATACTTTCAGTGTTACTTCTTATAAGCGGAGCTAATTTGCAAAAGAGAATGGCGGAAAAAATATTAGATAATTTTTTTAAAGATGAAGAGAAACAAATAAAAAAATAGCAAAAAAGTATTGACACAATTAAAATAAATTAATATAATGCTAAATAACAACAAAAAATAATAGAGCTTATCAAGAGAGGTGGAGGGACTGGCCCCATGAAGCCCAGCAACCATATTACTAAGTAATAAAGGTGCTAATTCCAGCGGCATTGCCGATAGATGAGGAGATTTGAAGGTTTAGCCTGAGGATTATCCTCAGGCTTTAATTTTATTGTTTTTGAATAAGTAGTTTATGTATTATAAAATATGAAAAGCCATAAATACAAAAATTAAATAATAGAACTTATCAAGAGAGGCGGAGGGACTGGCCCTATGAAACCCAGCAACCATATTACTAAGGAATAAAGGTGCTAATTCCAGCGGCATTGCCGACAGATGAGAATATTCAAGGTTCAAGATATTCTCTTGAATCTTTTTTATTACTTAAAATACTATAGGTGATGAATTTAGTTTTTACTAATACAGAAAATCAAAAGTTAAATTAACTAGGAGGAAAGCTTAATGATTGAGGTTAAAAGTGCCAATAAAAACTTTGGTGAATTAAAAGTATTAAGAAATATTAATCTAAATATTTCAAAAGGAGATATATTTGGAATTATTGGTGAAAGTGGAGCTGGAAAATCTACGCTGCTAAGGTGTTTAAACGGATTAGAAACTTATGAAAGTGGAAGTATTAAAGTAAGTGGAAAGGAAATTAAAGATTTACTGGGTGAAGATATTAGAAATTTAAGAAAAGATATGGGTATGATATTTCAAAATTTTAATCTTTTAAACACTAGAACGGTCTACGAAAATGTAGCACTTCCTTTGAAGATTTGGAAGGTGGACAAGAAATTCGTTAAAAAAAGAGTTTTAGAACTATTAGATCTTGTAGGACTTAAAAGTAAGATAAAAAATAAACCTCTAGAGCTAAGTGGTGGTCAAAGGCAAAGAGTTGCAATTGCAAGAGCTCTTGCCTTAGAGCCTAAGATACTTTTATGTGATGAGGCAACTTCAGCTTTAGATCCAAGTACCACAGAATCTATTTTAAAATTAATAAAAGAGATAAATGAAAAATTAAATATAACAGTTGTGATGGTTACACACCAAATGGAGGTTATAAAACAGATTTGTAATAAGGTGGCGTTAATGGAGTCTGGAGAAGTTAAAGCCTTTGGAA is part of the Haloimpatiens sp. FM7315 genome and harbors:
- a CDS encoding ABC transporter ATP-binding protein; translation: MIDIQNVTKIIDEKVILKDINLHVEKGSIFGIIGENGAGKTTLIKCLTGIYKPTKGSIKIDGKEVFDKKEIKEKIGYVCDENQYFSSFKVIELKEFYEKTYKKFSEDRFYELNKKFKIPLDRRIRELSKGMKMRVAILLNLSIQPEVLILDEPTSGLDVLIKREVMKLLLDEVAARNITIFVSSHYLDHMERICDNVAIIKNGEIKFNSSMEEAKNSIKKLQIVFKDDKKVERELEQFNNIINVETIGRVKYLTVKNYTKDFENKLYEIGANFIEDIDMSLEDIFINFVEGEDKNE
- a CDS encoding ABC transporter permease subunit encodes the protein MNKIINKALFYKEWINVKYMTILTTLMVLWFKLSGPMSRLNDIKYYIKEDGKLYQDHMRWFNNSLFGGTFYYVIVVFAIMILSIVLFLGDKNSETQDFVVSMPFTRKEIILNKWFVGVISIIISFVVVFIALSLFYAANLKFINTSLNPYSDIVKWFFIDVLEYICIFSFMVFVQSVMGNSIVSTVVGAIVIYVPAFILEVITSVIYANANYNIRSTNLVAIDRIKDWCSIYYYNISNSNWFNTEYKGEASSYQVYDYSSYEIKLAVLIILSLLFLYLAYKCYKKRNLEYNLRLISFKNLEPVFIIGFSLCFGFTTGGFIGFGIFQQNSIKPFWLGTLIGTIVGYFISKVILKVFQKSK
- a CDS encoding hemolysin III family protein translates to MFSKMREPVSGLTHLLGVLLSILGLVILIQNSIVFSKTYYIPMFVIFGISLILLYTASSVYHLLSVSDKIIKVLRRIDHSMIYVLIAGTYTPVCLIALKGNLGMILFVTIWTLAAIGILLKVFWFNAPRWLYTLFYVIMGWLSVFAIYPIFKSLSLGGTLWLICGGLSYTLGAVIYATKRPKITSKYFGFHEIFHLFVLLGSFCHFWMMLKYVMFA
- a CDS encoding insulinase family protein, coding for MNLKTNHGIFKKLLSIFMAVSFIFISVPYPALAASKTELKVGNTYEDFKLIKRDYVKSIKSYVNQFQHKKTGAKLIYIENSDEQKMFSVTFRTPCFNDTGVNHILEHSVLCGSEKFPVKNPFAKLLNKSLNTEMNAYTYQDKTSYPVASKYDKDFKNLVTVYLDAVFSPNITKTKNIFNQEGWRYEIDSKSGEIKYNGVVFNEMKGAYSKPEEVLSDSIKQSLFPDTCYKYQSGGNPKFIPNLTYEKYLEVYKKYYHPSNSYTYIYGKVDILNMLKYINDNYFSKYEKKAVDSKITLQKPFEKQKNLEAEYSIPKEVSEKNKTYFSLNYVVSNINNSEDNISLGLINYLMFNSKKAPVKNALKKAGFNEVNFSASVMDIFQPVESITLKNANIKDKEKFNKVVKEAYKDIIEKGFDKKDVKDLLNERLKNSKLSKAFDNFLSLNAITTEQCIGKNWIYGGDPTLYLDDKKVVQNIKNKIDNGERYFEEYLKKYFLNNNHSSFVTLKPKVGLEEKISEDTKKALEKYKSSLSQSKLNDLIKNCNEFKVWQNTPDSKEALSSLPKLSLEDLKKPVVNYPTEEKSVNGVKILNHFLDTKGASYIKLYFNTKNVPKDKLCYVNLLSQLYGIVERELNTKNYTKDKFNEITKKEEITITSIENTMTKYNDDSIYKPMLTVGVVCPTDSIKKSMSLVEEMLFKTKLNDKENIKEEVKKAVELYKESKKQGSIMALSRLKSYYSPSSKYSYELDKTYEDFLKNLDENFHKNIDDVIKNLNEVKNLVLNKENLIVSFTSGEENYSTFEKGLKNFSKSLGEEKFIPCDYKFESKAKNEAYITDEKVQTVVKGYNFNKLGYKYTGTLDIVRGILNDYLFNTVRVKNGAYGAQALISQTGDVMLASFNDPNLKKTLDIFNTSGDYIKNLKLSDSDLKEYIIASLGQYDVDVPPALIGSISDGFYIFGDNASDMYKRREEILNTTLEDINKCGDMINEVLKENTYCVAGNRKTIEENKNLFTKIIDVSKEINNSNFVRLQGKNRYKTACEVAKTPSYKADYDIIASGEDYKE
- a CDS encoding methionine ABC transporter ATP-binding protein, whose amino-acid sequence is MIEVKSANKNFGELKVLRNINLNISKGDIFGIIGESGAGKSTLLRCLNGLETYESGSIKVSGKEIKDLLGEDIRNLRKDMGMIFQNFNLLNTRTVYENVALPLKIWKVDKKFVKKRVLELLDLVGLKSKIKNKPLELSGGQRQRVAIARALALEPKILLCDEATSALDPSTTESILKLIKEINEKLNITVVMVTHQMEVIKQICNKVALMESGEVKAFGTVKDLFLRPQGDLKNLLSSKEVLPTSGVNIKIYFPEKISEKSLITTMARKLNIDFSIVWGRLETFRGEVLGSLIINADCKYEEIIYGYLDENSICWEVV
- a CDS encoding GntR family transcriptional regulator is translated as MLKVDSRSSKPIYKQIIESIKEDIIKGILKPGDKLPSVRELSAMITINPNTISKAYKELERMKTIEVIRGKGTFVCKDYKPVITEEKMENLKENMKKIIIEAHYMGINKDKLLNIIEDIYGKF
- a CDS encoding ROK family protein, which translates into the protein MDKKYVVGVDLGGTKIYTALVDLEGNIVKENTIKTEASKGEISVLNKVLETIDAVIEDVNLNEIKAIGIGSPGPLDVEKGVIVASANLPFENFNLVKPIKDKYGLPTFLDNDANVATLAEFMFGAGRGTSNMIFITASTGIGAGAILNGKIYRGSTSNALEIGHIMLMKDGPRCGCGNTGCAESLGSGTAIMKRAKEALESHVETSLRNYDKVTAREVFVEAEKGDKVSKEILELSLSYLGIVVANTINIFDPEMVVVGGGVINGGKIVFDIIEREVLNRSLKTIRENCKIEKAELEGKAGVLGAAALAILEGK
- a CDS encoding DUF1836 domain-containing protein, giving the protein MKFDENELIKLMDGVCKGEQIQINDIPCVDLYMDQVTSFFEDKLSYLKRDKDEKILTKTMINNYAKGKILLPVKNKKYTKENIMLLTLIYNLKQILPINDIGKLFEPIFKGVEEEEEGKKYLQSIYTNFLDMQNDRGEEIKRNFEEKLTQITSNSFGFKDEKEESEKLILSVLLLISGANLQKRMAEKILDNFFKDEEKQIKK